In Malania oleifera isolate guangnan ecotype guangnan chromosome 8, ASM2987363v1, whole genome shotgun sequence, a single window of DNA contains:
- the LOC131163105 gene encoding uncharacterized protein LOC131163105, which produces MAMDEVFAGNESHKTCVVFGGRGFSKDCSFSSSLNSVTGSYESPIPLNLSSLIRLSALLPAVCRSFFADLLFVSSFYAFSPLNLAGSLSVFRFASIFQASITLACRCSLQRVLGSFVERPVVFLCRSSRDLEFYDYFSSSSVFILIPAT; this is translated from the exons ATGGCGATGGACGAAGTCTTCGCTGGGAATGAAAGCCACAAGACCTGCGTTGTCTTTGGCGGCCGAGGCTTCTCGAAAGATTGCTCGTTCTCCAGCTCCTTAAACTCGGTAACTGGATCATATGAATCGCCAATTCCGCTCAATCTCTCGAGTTTGATCCGTCTGAGCGCACTTCTCCCCGCCGTTTGCCGATCGTTCTTTGCAGATCTACTCTTCGTATCTTCTTTTTATGCCTTTTCACCTCTGAATCTTGCTGGATCGCTAAGCGTTTTTCGTTTTG CTTCCATTTTCCAAGCAAGCATCACTCTTGCATGTCGTTGTTCCCTGCAAAGAGTTCTTGGTTCCTTCGTCGAGCGTCCTGTCGTCTTCCTCTGCAGATCCTCTCGCGACCTCGAGTTTTACGACTACTTCTCTAGCTCCAGTGTCTTTATTCTTATTCCGGCTACATGA